CAAAGAATGTGTCACGAGCAGGCCAAAATGTAAAATCTATAGGAGAGATTGATGGGATAAGCCTTGAAATTACAACTGATGATGAATGGACAAGCAAACCTTTTAGGAAGGGAGAATAGATGGCATGATAATATCTTCAAGAATAATAATAGAAGGCATTCTTTCTATAGTTTATCATTCCCAAAAAGTAGGTTTTATCGGTTGATGTAAAGGACCAATACTTGCTTTTCAAAGAAGAAAGAATGGGAACAAATCCTGTAGGGGTAGATTGTAAAATCAATTTTTTTGCAGGAGATTATATTTCTCAAGATTGCATCATGCAGTTAAGATTCATTTCAATTGATGAGTAGGATTAATTTCAGTAATCAAGAGATGAAAGAAACCTTGGACATCAAATGTATCTGTTCTATGGTGGAAGAGTTGAGGGAGACCCCTGAGGAACAGGTTGCCTAACTATTATAGAATGGGAATGAAGAGGAGACACTAACAATGATAAATATTTTGGGAATAAAATTCTAGTCTGGTGGTCATGTACATGACAGTGTGATCTATGAGAACCTTTTTGCCCCCATTGTGCAGATATTGTGGTATGCAATTAATGCCTATGGGATAGTTgaactatcaaagaggagaataCAATGGAGGTTAAAATTGCACTAGAAATGTTGGAGATAGTTCCATGCTTAGGAACCACatgtgttgatatatatatatatatatattatgaataTCAATTTTTCACTATTCTAATTAGACATGAACACAATGAGCTAATTGATACAATCTTAAAAAAATCGAAAAAGATATGAATAATAAAACTGAAACTCAAGTTTTCATTTTGAACCAAACATGTAATATGCACcaaataaaaattgaagaagattccATTATAATTGTTGATCGTATATCACAAAAAATATATTAGAGGTGGATGAGTAAATTTTATTTTAGTGTGTGTGGGGTTTTTAATAAATGATATTTTTGGACTAAAATGAAGCTAAGGTTAAAAAAATCTTTCTACACTAATAAAATAGTAGAGATTAATAGAAAATGTGATTTAAAATAATATGTAGGAAAGAAACAACATAATAAAATCATTCAATGTGATGTATTTTGGGAAAATACTTGTGGGAAAAAACCTTGCATTTAAGGTTGAAATTGATGTATTAGTTAGCAACAATATTAGTTACAATGTGATTTAGGCAAGGAGACTTCATAAGGATCAACACTAACACTTATGCTTGGAGTAATATCACTCGTATAAAAATATCTACAAAATAGACTATGCACACTCCATTCTAACCACCTAATAAATAGAGAAAATAATACGTGAAACTACCAAAGGgaaattacaaaaccatgagctaataCCACTCAAAAGTGGTGTCCAAATCTCCTATATATATTCAAATGCCTAGATCCCAAGCAAACTGATAtactattttttcataattttttgtagtTATCCACAAAACTATAAAACTTTAAACATCTACATAAACAATGATACCTAGATTCCTTATGATAGTAATAATGATATGTCATAGGTCAGTGAATATTATTGCTCAAAATTTATAACAATCTTAAAAATTTCTTGTGTCATAGATGTTCTTACATCCTTGAAGTGGGAGATTGAATTCAAGATTCTTTAAGTTTTTATCTAGGACTTAATCATGCTCCCCTTTCcaaattaaatattttgaagaaacCCAAGCCATCATAACTTTGTTTGATAGCTAAAATTCAGTTTGATATTTTTAGGGCCATAAATGATAGGTATATAACCAAATTTTATAGTCAAATATTAGGATGCAAGATTACGACACCTTTCTTAACAAGGATGAGTCAACCAAATCTTATTTTGTTCAAATATATttcaattgcttgaaatcactaatgtgtgaaagagttttttgttgtATCATATTAGTTCTATATATTTTAGATGTTTtattgaaaatattatattttagtgTCTATTAAAACTCTTGCAAGTAATGATTATTGTTATTCCACTGGGTTGGATTAAATATATGCATCATACATTAAGAAAGGATAAATACAAGGGATCAGTTACAATAGAAAACATTAAGTATAACTATTGAATTTTATTATACAAAGCAATGGAAAAGGTAGACAATAGTGAATGAGAGAGGGAAATTAGAAAAGGGAAACCGTTAGGTTCCATGAAGAGACCCTTACATAATTTACTCAAGAAAGTAAAGTTGAGTTGAGGTTGACTATGCTAGAGAGAAATTTTAAATAAGGGAAACTCAAATCAATGAAGGACTTACTTATCCTAGCTGTATATAATCTCTCGCATCAATTTTTGTTTATGTAAATTAGTTTTTTTGTCTTCCATCAACCTATTTTAACCTATATAggtatatttttattaataaagatATTATCTTGATTATGATTAATATTTGATTTTGTGTTGGATGTCTAGAATACTACATTAGGCTATCCCTCATTGTTTTCCATTGTATAAATCacatcaaatggtattagagcaaaATTATTCTCACTAGCTTCTATCTTGGAAACTAGGAATTTTACTCTAGGTTTGAGAGGTAGCCTTGTAAGTGTGGTAATCTATGTGAGAGATTAAATAATGTCAAAGAGAGTATGTATTATGTGGGTTTTAAGCCGAGTGTCCATCAAAAAAGGAGGGTGCTAGGTAGATGGTGTGGGAAAACCCACCACTAAATGAAAAGTGAGTAGATGAAGCTATGAGAGGTTACACATTTTAATATCATTATTAGTTAGAGAGAATGTATATATCATTTGGGAAAACAAATCTTGGGTTGGAGTGTGAGAGTATGTGATTCGTTGAGATTATATGTATTTGAAAGTACACACATGAGAATAAATCTTCAAAGAAATGTGGAGTGGTCTTGAGGAGgctaaaaaaatttatatttatggAGTAGATAAAAATGAATCATATGGAGACAACTCTTGAAATATTGGAAGTTATTAGTCCATGAGAGTGGATTCTCTTGAGGAGTAGAATGTTAAACTTATTGAGAGAAAGGGTGAGAGTCTATAATTTGTGATTGATAATTTGTAGATGAAATCTCACTATGTACAAGCATAGTTATGGTAGAAGATCTTATAAAAGAAGATCGTTGTAATAATTATAAGGTGACTTACTTTTAGAAGTAAAAGTTCTTCCATGGAGAAAAATAtcaaaagaagaaaggaaaaaatagGAGAAAGTGTTGATGGAAAATATGGATGTGAAAGTTGTTGATTCACTTGTACAATTATCATTAGAGAAAGAGGAATATGAGGTAGATTGGTCATGTAGGTGGTATATAAGAAGAGAGATAATTTATACCAGAGGAGGAGTATATAGAGTAGAAGTGAAATATTGTGTCCTTGGAGAATATAAAAGAGTTAATAATTTATGAGTATTAACATGAGACTAATACAAACTCTTACAAGGACAATCATGAGACTAATATTAGCTCCTTTTGAGAAACCACACTAGAAAAAACCTACAGAAGATGAAGAGTCacaatgtataaatttattaatttataaactACCTACACACTAGAAGGCAACTATGGAAGATTGAGAGTCACAACTTATAATTCCACACTAGGTATTCATTTGAGATTTAAAATAGGGTTTCCATAATGAGTACACAATGCTTTAATTAATTAGCCTTAACCCCTTGGAAAAGGCTGCCAACTTATTACAACATgccaatatttatattttaaatgtcATTGACAATCTCTCATTATAAAACTATCTtgagaacttttacaaaatcaccCTAGAAACATTTGGAATAAAATTGTTGTAACTTTTTCTATAATAAAAGTAGATGATTTTTTTAAAATGTGTTGTTTTATTTAACATTCTCAAATACATTATAAGATTGTTGGTCCAACCAATGTTTACAAAGGATCTGTATACTTTTAAAATATGTTACTATTAAAAATGGTACTTGTATACACCAAAAAATATTCtagagataattgattaaatatgaagatatttaattattcctctactatataaatgaatttaataatttatttatatagttaatTATTTCTAATTCCTCCCaccttaattcatttcttctattttcctaattaaataggcaaatttaattaattaattaatttaattattcatcaccattaaaattgattttttaattaaaatttggaCACATGTTTCCTAacctttaaccacccaacctaaccaccTTCTTGCCTACACCATCCAACCTAAccatgggtttaactaaccctatctccTCCAACTTCCTCATCCTAACCTCTTGTGGGTTGGTTATCTTCTCTTTAGGACACATGGCATCTTTGCCACATGTGCTTCATCTCCTTGCCATTTGCCTTCTTGCTGGCACTTGTtggagattccttgacacttgtccctTTAGGGATGACAAGTTTCCTATCCTTCAACCTCCTCTCTAACTTCCTCATTTTCAACCATTGATCTCTCCAGACCAAATCTTCATCGTTGAATCCTGCCACCTTAACTTTGGCTCTTCTCTCCCCTCAGGCTATCTTCGTCCCTTGGAGGGTATTTTGTTGTTGCAAGGGGCCTCTTTGTGGAGGGCCTGCTTGTCCTTGCTATGGTGATTTTCAGGGTTTCCTCTTGATGGTTGTGGACGCTTCTCTTTTCCTATTTTTCTCAAGAGGTTCTCTATTGTTGTTCAggatttcttctttcttcttttctcaacctatcctattgaggtggattatTCTTCTATTGAGGGGAAGAGTTGTGGGCTGAGATTTGTGGGAGGGAACTTGTTGGGGGCTTTGGATGCCCTATTTTTTGAGGTTGGCTGTTTGATTGCTTCTCTCTCCATGTTGTCGAGTTTCTGTCTCTTTTCTCTTATGGAGGTGGAGATTTTTATGGAGCTTGTCTTCTTGGAGTATTTCTAGATCAGGTCTCTCTATTGAAGGTTTGCGTCTCTTCTGCCCCTATAGAGGTGAGTCCCTATCCTATTGAGGTAGAAAGGGGCTTTGCTGGATTGGGGTGAATGTCAAATGCTTTGAGTCTGTTGGCTTCATCTTGTTGGTTGTGGGTGTCATTTCTAAACCCACTCTCAAAGGTTTgaggagcctttcaaaaccctttggtcCCAGATTACGCTTGGATAGGCTggatgctagcagttttcaagggcctTGCTTTGCCAATGTTGGTTTTTGGTTAGGGTTGGGCCTTGTGGCTTTATGTGGCCTTGAAACTTTGTTGTAGGTTgagggagcctgggaaaaccctccttGTCGGCTGAGGATGCCTGAAAAACCCTCGTTCTTTGTTTTCCAAGCTCTTCTATTTGTTGTTTAGAGATTTTGCTATTGCTGGCCTTCTTTGTATTGTTTATCTTTGGTGGTGTCTATCGTCTAGTTGGCTATGGTTGcctattttcttgtttatgttttttGCAGCCTTTAGTTTTTGAGATTTGGATGCCCGTAGGTAcagaaggtttcaggtcctttctaAAACCTGTAGTTTGTAGTCTGATAGTCTAGTCCATTTTGCGATGACTGCTctctgatgtaaagggtttcggggccccttcaaaacctatttatccCTAACAAAAAAACATATCAATAGGATCATTGCATTGTGATAATGGCACTCATTACATTTTTAGCATAGCTATCATGATAATTTAGAATTGCATATCATTTATTTCATAGAATTGCATCATTTCATTCTCGTTTCTCAGGTAGTCATCTTGCAGATCATGCAACTGAAAGCCAACCTATAACCCCGCAAGATCTTTGAGAATAGAAAGCAATGAGATGGTTTTACGGAGTGTTTTttatcttgtttattttattttactctCTAATGTAATGTTTCATTGAATGTTATCTTTAATGATTGTTAAATGGTCTAATACACAAAATTTTACACAGAgtacttaaaaaaaaatatttttatcatatttatagataataattataatcaaaataaaaactaatttaaaactaTTATATATATAGAATTGAAAAAATACATCAAGATTAGTATATCTTGATAGTTTACAAATTTATATAGAATATTGAAAATAATCTTTGTTTAAAAATatctacaataaaaaaaaaatcaagcatTTTAAAATAATTAGAAGTTAATAATTTAATCTATAATTCTTTTTAATTTTGATGTAATTGAAAGAAAGTAcgaatttaatattaaaaaaaaatcatactgaaattttaaaataactttaaattttaataagaaaattaataaatagCTTCTATTATAAATAGGATTGATAGTACATCTTAATTTCACACaaattaatcttaaatttaaaTCTCAACTAATCCATGAAAATAATATATTGCCAAAATTAATCTAAAATTACATCTTAACCAAAAGGATGAATCTACTATCTAATCAATCTGACAAAGTATCAATTAAGAATGAATAATTTTCtaacataaataaaaattaatgaaaatttagATTATTATAGTTTTCTGAATTCAGTTGTGTACATTTTTCTCATCAAATTTGAGATCATACTATATGATCTAATTCATAATTCTGTTCTTTCTGATGAAAGATCATCCAAAATATTAATGAAAAAATCTATAAAGTTGAATCCAGAAAACTATAGTGATATTCATATACAGTGGAAACTTCATAAGTTTAATTAAGATTTAAATTAGTGAAATAAAAATAGAAACGTAATAGTAAAATCAAATAGTTTGAGTGGAAAGGTAAAATCAGGTCACACTGGTTTGGTTGAAGGGCGGGTGGGAAATCAACTTTTTAGAGGATAAAATGGGAAATTAGGTTTTAGCGATCAGGTGAAGTGAAGATATTGTGATAGGCAACCAAAACCTTTGATCAAAATAATGTCAACTTGCAAATCTTCGCCTAATCAAGATAACTCTCTTATACGTTGGTCAGTGGAGCGATGGCGAAAGCCGAGGCGACCATTTGCATTGTGTATTGGAAAGCAGGTAAACTGCATATCCAACAAATTGTACCGGGCATGTTAATGGCACctgtatatatacagatatatgcaGATTTATACGCATTCATTTCATATCCATCACTTCATTCTTATTACTTTCATCTCACCTTATTCGTTTGTTAAAAAGAATTTGGAATTTGGAGAAGAGAATGGCACAGAGAACTAATGAGCTTCTTTTTCTGATGCTTCTCATTGTGTGGGGTAGCTATGTGAGTGCAAGTAGAAAATTATTAACAGATAGCCCAAAAGTAGAAGAGGAAGGGTCTTCAAGTCCAAAGACCATCACCTTCTTTATGCACCACATAACGGGAGGACCAAACCCAACTGCCAATCGTGGACTTGGAGTTGCAGGATTTCCCATTGACACTGGCAATGCCATCTCTGGCCTGCCAAACCAGTTTGGAAACAGCATCAATTTCAATGGGAATGGGAACGGTCCTCTTCCATTGACCATTCCAAGTGGAGCCATCAACAATTCTCCTTTCTTTGGCCAGCTGCCCATCTCTTCCACCAACGGAGGAGTGCAGGGCATAGGCTCACTCATTCCTGGCCTTGGCCTTAATGCACCTACCTTAGGCCTTCAGAACTCCTTTCCCAACACAAATATTATTAATGGCGGATTAAATCCTCTTGGAGGGTCCTCAGGTATCCCACTGAATAATGTGGTTGTGATTGAGGACACCCTGACAGAAGGTCCTGATCTACACTCATCTGCTATTCTTGGAAAGGGGGAGGGATATTATTATCACTTGCCCAGCCATGCTGAAGAGGAAGATCCCAATACAATGTTGCTGGCTTTCACAGCCAAATTTGAAGGTTCTGAATATGGAGGTAGCAGTATTGAATTCTCAGGAAAAGACAACATTGCATTGGCACAGAGGGAGGTTGCAGTAGTAGGAGGGAGCGGGGTGTTCCATGACGCTCAAGGCCATGCTCTCATACAGACCGTTTCTGACACAGTCGATGAGACGCTGCTCAAATTCACCGCCACTCTTACCTATGAATGAAGTCATCCTCACGTTTCTCCTACTATGTTCTTCCATGTTTCTCACTTTCTTCTTATCTGCTTCTATTTAATGGCTATGTTCATTATCAATAGCAGTTCGCCTTATGTGTCTTGTAAGTTTCACTCTCCAAactcaataaaaaaaaaatcttcatttgCTTGATGTGGGATgcattttgatctctcttctgtTTGTGCTATGTTAAATCATATGATTTTAATCCAACCTAGAGAAAGTATATATTCAAAATGATTAACTAAAAATCAATTGTTTTTCTCTTTTATTTATGGAAAATGAGGTTTCCTATGAGATAGGCTGATTAAATAAATGCACAAAATAATTATGGAGTTAGAAAATATACTTGAGAATGGTAATTTGATATTtggtttttaaaaattaatatagagaggtatttaaaatttgattattGAAAAATGGTTTTGAACAGAGTACATTTTACAATCTATATTATGTCAAACATAGAGACATCtctttatattaaattaattaatgaagacAAGAAGCAAGAACATTATATAGATTCTTTACTACTTTTATTGTATCAAATTGAATTGTGTTGCTATTGATTAGTTAATTGTTCTAGAATATTTAATTAGGAGATAAGTACTTACTTTATAGAGTGAACATGTTAGAAGTCTTTTGAATATTAGCAACATTGTCTCAAGTTGTATCAAACATGTATGTAATTGCTTTAAGGTAAGGGGATTAGTTAActcaatttgaattttttaattttgaatttagaaacaacaaatgtatacatatatgtgtatgtctaTGTTTGTATggatatatgtacatatgcatatatgtatatatatacttatcaTATGTGTGTGTATTCATTATTTGAAAATAAATCTAATATAAGAATgtcttaaagaaaatattttgtctttttttcattcatattttataaTTTGAGTCATGTAATTTAATTGTCACTTTTTCGTAATTGTTTATGTAGATATTTAAAAAAAgataattttgagatatatatatatatatatatatatatatatatatggagagagagagagagagagagagagagagagagagagagagagagagagagagagagagagagagagagagagagagagttttctaAAAATGGGAGATCAATTTTTTAAAACTTGTGAGAAGATATCTAATAGACTTGCTCCCATGAATGAACGGCTTTTATGAATATCAATTGTTCAGTATTCTTATAAGACATGAATATGGTAAGCTAATTGATACaacctttaaaaaaatttaaaaatatataaacaataaaataataaaactataaaaGAGACACTCAAGTTTTCATCCTAAAACAAcatgtttataaaacatgtaatATACACcaaataaaaattgaagaagactcTATTATAATTGTTGATCTTATATCACCAAAAATATGATAAAAGtggttgagaaatttttattttagtgtgtATGGGATTTGAATAAATGACATTTTTAGATTGAAATGAAGCTAAGGTAAAAAAAATGCTTCCTACACTAATCAAATAGTAGAGATGAATATAAAATATGATTCAAAATAATATGtaggaaagaaacaaaataataaaatcattcatGATGTATTTTAGAAAAATACCATgggaaaaaatatttcctttaatgTTCAAACTGATGTATTAATTAGCAACAATATTATTTACAATGCAATTTAGGCAAGGAGAATTCATAAGGGTCAACATTAACACTTAGATTTGGAGTAAAACCACTCGTATAAGTATCTACAAAATACACTATACAAAATCCATTCTGACCACCCAATAAATAGAGAAATAATACCTAAAACCACCAAATGACAATTACAAAACCATTAGCTAATACCACTCAAAAGTGGTGTCCAAATCTCCTATCCATATTTGAATGCCTAAATCCCAAGAGAATTGATATACTATTTTTTTATATAATGTCATAGTTATTCTCGTAAATTAGGTTCTAAATTTCCCTTGTTGAAACTTTCCAAATAAGTTTTATGATAGTAATAATGATATGTCATAGATGCTAATattattgatgctaagcatcttgtttgcaggttacatattcaatgttgcaggttgtgaacatgcttctacgaGATAGTTgcccattacaagtgaatgcatgcctcattggtttttcGAGTTTATTTTATTCTAGAATAGACATA
The nucleotide sequence above comes from Cryptomeria japonica chromosome 11, Sugi_1.0, whole genome shotgun sequence. Encoded proteins:
- the LOC131066412 gene encoding dirigent protein 10-like, coding for MAKAEATICIVYWKAGKLHIQQIVPGMLMAPRMAQRTNELLFLMLLIVWGSYVSASRKLLTDSPKVEEEGSSSPKTITFFMHHITGGPNPTANRGLGVAGFPIDTGNAISGLPNQFGNSINFNGNGNGPLPLTIPSGAINNSPFFGQLPISSTNGGVQGIGSLIPGLGLNAPTLGLQNSFPNTNIINGGLNPLGGSSGIPLNNVVVIEDTLTEGPDLHSSAILGKGEGYYYHLPSHAEEEDPNTMLLAFTAKFEGSEYGGSSIEFSGKDNIALAQREVAVVGGSGVFHDAQGHALIQTVSDTVDETLLKFTATLTYE